cttgggtggagtgtcccaaagtgtccttgttgcaaaagtgatcagattgtgcatagctaagacatttgtaaatagtcaaatacaaagtgttcctgcagtaattgtcgcATACGCTGAGGTTAAGgcgtatcaatagcaatgaattatgcatgtgctgggtggtcacgtgggtccccagccaactggattagaactgagccaaccaccaggggttcaggagtctcagctaatccagctgacagcactgcaaggagacactgtcactgcacaatgactgatcATCTTGTTTGGATGATTTGATTCTGaatgtctgtgtaacaagcagggctgactcctctggagcccatggacagaggaccctgctcctcctggcagactcagaaagcacagaccagagcagaagtagaggaggtgaaggaaggtcctcctggtaaggagaaaggaaatgtggggagttgctgtgagaaatgctgtgggttttgttccaagtcagtcctaacttgtgaatgtcttttcctccctggacattctcccacagcccagaggcagcaaatgtccaacagcagctccctgaatgagttcctcctcctgccatttgcagacacacgggagctgcagctcttgcacttctcgctcttcctgggcatctacctggctgccctcctgggcaacggcctcatcatcacagccgtagcctgcgaccaccgcctccacacccccatgtacttcttcctcctcaacctctccctcctggaccttggttctatctccaccactgtccccaaatccatggccaattccctgtgggacaccagggccatttcctactcgggatgtgctgcccaggtctttttctccttttttttattcgcagcagagttttatctcctcacagtcatggcctatgatcgctttgttgccatctgcagacccctgcactacgggaccctcatggacagcagagcctgtgtccaaatggcagcagctgcctgggccagtggttttctctatgctctcctgcacactgctaacacattttcaataccactctgccaaggcaacacagtggaccagttcttctgtgagattccccagatcctcaagctctcctgctcagactcctacctcagggaagtggggcttcttgtggctagtgtttgtttagtctttgggtgtttcattttcattgtgctgtcctatgtgcagatcgtcacagctgtgctgaggatcccctctgagcagggccggcacaaagccttttccatgtgcctcccgcacctggccgtggtctccctgttcatcagcactggcctgtttgcctacctgaagcccccctccatctcctccccagctctggatctggtggtggctgttctgtactcggtggtgcctccagcagtgaaccccctcatctacagcatgaggaacaaggagctcaaggaggcactgaagaaactgattcaactggtaccggttcagcagctataagttgcccatccctctttgtacgTGACTTGAATTTAtgtcagacaactcttgtgctttgggcattgtatctgtgataatcatgcttatacagaattatttaaacTCATCcgccttctccagaggcacaaaccccatctgtctgacacagaggccttctgtgaatgtgcctgtcactgtgtcagagctggcctgtttCTAATAAAATGGGATTTcgtcagtgctgtgcttgaaagctggtttcttcttcaaaagctgaagcaaagaatgcgctcaaggactttcaccttGGAaaagactgttgctttctggagggTCTCCAGgtctcaaggcgatgagctcatagggtgctgtgttagggaatgggggctggattcagctctcacttgtgggtgcccagtgctcctggaggtgctgaatggtcaagcagtgtctgcctgggactgtctgccctgtgacagggctggtgacagatgcccacagtggggacccagcaggcagaggacgggagcctggagagtggttcatgtcacctttgTTGAAAAACCCTGGGCTGGTTCTAGGgccacacctgaacacagcctgtgttaaagaatagcgaactgaaactgtcaagaggtagccgcttagcacaacttatataaaacttgcttagcatgagtagctaaatctgctgaagccttaggccgcacttagataaaataatgaacttttacttagtccagtaagaaaagggcctcagagctggttcaagctaggaagataagggagttccaagcagtctgcattcctgcatctcacactccgaaagggagggtgtctgcaggaatgcctctcacactctgaaagggagggtgtcaaggctttgaaataagaccagtgcagggcattaggacctggtgggacaaagccttagctcgctgctggggcagtgttaattgttctgatttggaatcacctcctcctcctcctcaggacc
Above is a window of Dromaius novaehollandiae isolate bDroNov1 chromosome 30, bDroNov1.hap1, whole genome shotgun sequence DNA encoding:
- the LOC135324047 gene encoding olfactory receptor 14A16-like, which produces MSNSSSLNEFLLLPFADTRELQLLHFSLFLGIYLAALLGNGLIITAVACDHRLHTPMYFFLLNLSLLDLGSISTTVPKSMANSLWDTRAISYSGCAAQVFFSFFLFAAEFYLLTVMAYDRFVAICRPLHYGTLMDSRACVQMAAAAWASGFLYALLHTANTFSIPLCQGNTVDQFFCEIPQILKLSCSDSYLREVGLLVASVCLVFGCFIFIVLSYVQIVTAVLRIPSEQGRHKAFSMCLPHLAVVSLFISTGLFAYLKPPSISSPALDLVVAVLYSVVPPAVNPLIYSMRNKELKEALKKLIQLVPVQQL